Proteins encoded in a region of the Mucilaginibacter sabulilitoris genome:
- a CDS encoding acyl-CoA thioesterase, whose protein sequence is MTEKLTDYKYKTGIPIRFSDIDAFGHVNNAVYLTYFEIARTNYWKEIINWDWNHAGIILGRSEINYLKPITINDQIACYVRTVRIGNSSFDVMHVLVKITEHGEEIVTTGKTVCISYDYAANKSVSIPGNERRNMIEYDEPRLILNTN, encoded by the coding sequence ATGACTGAAAAACTCACTGATTACAAGTACAAAACTGGCATTCCCATCCGGTTTTCAGATATAGACGCCTTCGGGCATGTTAACAATGCGGTATATTTAACCTATTTCGAAATAGCAAGGACCAATTACTGGAAAGAAATAATAAACTGGGACTGGAACCACGCGGGTATAATCCTCGGGCGTTCAGAAATCAACTACCTGAAACCCATTACCATTAACGATCAGATAGCTTGCTATGTGCGCACAGTACGCATAGGCAATAGCAGCTTTGATGTAATGCACGTACTGGTAAAAATAACCGAGCACGGCGAAGAGATTGTAACCACCGGTAAAACAGTCTGCATCAGCTACGACTACGCCGCCAACAAATCGGTATCAATCCCAGGCAACGAACGCCGCAACATGATTGAATACGATGAGCCCCGGTTAATACTGAATACAAACTAA
- a CDS encoding Hsp20/alpha crystallin family protein — translation MTLVKFNNGLKNNAVGPFFNDVFDSILNDSYFGNKLVARVPAVNIAETENEFHIELAVPGLRKEDFKINLDKNVLTVSSEKKEESVEEGKKISKREYNYSSFGRSFTLPESADHSKIEADYTDGVLKLIVAKKEEAKFQSREIAVK, via the coding sequence ATGACACTTGTAAAATTTAACAACGGATTAAAAAATAACGCGGTAGGTCCATTCTTTAATGACGTGTTCGATTCAATATTGAATGACTCATACTTTGGAAATAAATTGGTTGCCCGCGTTCCTGCAGTGAACATTGCAGAAACTGAAAATGAATTTCATATTGAATTGGCCGTACCAGGCTTGAGGAAAGAAGATTTTAAGATCAACCTGGATAAAAACGTATTAACTGTATCTTCAGAAAAGAAAGAAGAAAGTGTAGAAGAAGGTAAAAAAATCAGCAAACGCGAATATAATTACAGTTCTTTCGGCAGGTCATTTACTTTGCCAGAAAGCGCTGATCATTCAAAAATTGAAGCCGATTATACCGACGGCGTATTGAAACTTATTGTCGCTAAAAAAGAAGAAGCTAAATTTCAATCAAGAGAAATAGCTGTAAAATAA